CCTGATCGATTCAGGTCCCGCTTTTTACCTTATGAATAAGCCAACCGCCTTCACTCTCATCGAATTATTGATCGTAGTCGCCATCATCGGCGTCCTGGCCGCTATTGCCGTCCCCAATTTCATCAACGCGCAGATTCGCGCCAAATGCTCCCGCGCTTTTTCGGAAGAACGCTCCATCGAGAGCGCTTATATGACGTACTTCATGGACAACAACGCCTGGCCGCCTCATTTCGACGGCCCGGCCCAGCATCGTTTCTTGACCACGCCTATATCCTACCTTACTACCTCCGTCGCCGACGTTTTCGCCCAAAACGAACCAGCGAAAAAAGACCCTCTCTGGCAGAATACGTGGGGACAGTACCACGCCGAGCCGTCCATGTGTTGGAACAAACTGCTTTACGGCTACGAAAATGGAGTGAAAAACGATCCCGATTATTTTGCGAATAACAGCAATGCTTCCTTTTTCCTGCTAAGTTTCGGCCCCGATGCCGATTTGGACTCTCCCCGCCCCGCCGCTGGACGCTACGATTCTTCCAACGGCGTCGTCAGCAACGGCGACATCTTGCGTCCCATCCAAGGTCAACTCCGCGAGGGCTACCCCTACACGGAATTGATCGACGTTACCCATCGATAAAAACTTCTTTTCCCTCCAAATCGAAAATCAATGACCCGCTTCCAGTCCGATGGACATTCGTTACGCAACAAAATCCGAAAGAAAAATAATGAAAAATTTATTATTCTTATATAAAATCACTCGTAGAGTATGGTATTATCTTATAATTGAAACGGCAACGATACTATTTTTTTTATTCCTCCAGGTGGTAGATCATGAAAAAATCGAAATACGCTTTCACGCTTATCGAATTGCTGATCGTTGTGGCCATCATCGGCGTCCTCGCCGCCATCGCCGTACCCAATTTCATCAACGCCCGCCTGCGCGCGCTCATCGTCCGCGTCTACGCCGACGAGAAGGCGGTCAACGACGCCTATATGATGTACCGCCTGGACAATCCCGCCTGGCCGCCTCACATCGATGGCGATCCCGCCCAACACCGCTACGTTACTACGCCTATCGCCTATCTCACTACATCGATCTGGGACCCCTTTCAAAAGCCCGGCGTAACGAATTCCGCTTCCTTAGGATGGTATATGGGGCAGTATCACCAAGAACCAGGCCGTCAAATGCGCAACGAATTTATTGCAACGGGCGATCCGGCGGCGAAACGCTACGCGGAGCAATACAAAAACGCCGCCTTCTTTTGCCGCTCCGTCGGTCCTGATATGGATAAAGTTATGGAATACTCGCTTCCGTATGACATTACCAACGGCCTGGTAAGCCAGGGTACGCTTTGCTCCCCATTGCTTGCCGCCTGGGAAGACCGGTATCCTTTTAAATAATTGAAGAGAAACTCCCTCGCTTTCTCTGAAGACATCATTTCATGGATTGAAATCACGGCGGCCGCGTTGTCGATGGCCGCCTTTTTTAATTCAGCCTTTTCTTTCTATTGATGTTTTTTTCCCTTTCTATTAGTCCCTTGAAGTAAAGGAATCTTTCGACAGCCTAGTTCGATAACGCCTATCCGATTATGATAAAAAGAGCTTTTGGGCTCCTTTCAATCTATTGACGGTTTGAGGGCGTTATGGATATCTCGAATTATACGGAATGCCGTTTGTCTTTATTGCAATCCGTGGAAAAATTATTGGACATCCGCGAGGATTTGAAGAGCAAATACCTGGCGGCCTTCCCTTCTCTTCCCGATAAATTGAAATCGGCGCTGGATAGTTTGGACAAACACCGCACCCGCATGAAATCGGAACGGTTGTATGTCGCCTTCATCGGCGGATTCAGCGCCGGCAAGTCGTCGTTGGTGAACGCTATTCTGGGCGATTACATCCTGCCCGAAGCGCCGGAAATCACGACGACGGTTCCCACCTTCCTGCAAAGAAGCGCCAACGGCGGCAATCATGTCGAAATTCACTATCTTAACAAGGACGAAATCGACAACCTCGATTTCATGTACCGCAAGGAACTGATCGCCGCCTTTAACGCGCCGTCCTTCGAAAACATGCCCTATCAGAATCTGATTAGCGAAATCGACGGCCGCGCCAGCGACGGCGAAAACCGCACTCTGGTTCAATATTTCAAGAATTTCAACAACCTCAAAAACCAGCGCAAAGCGCTGCAAAATCCGCCAGTGAAGTCGGCTTCCCTGGATGAAGCGCGGGAGCTCATCGCCAACGAAAAAGAATCCGTCTTCATCGACCGGGTGGTCTTGAACATCGCCTGCGATCTGCCGGAAGACGTCACCTTCGTCGATCTTCCCGGCGTCAGCGTTCCCAATCCCCGCCATCGCAAGGTCACCTATCATTTCATCGAAAAGAAAGCCCACGCCGTCGTCTTCGTTTTGCTCGCTCTGCGCGTCTTCGACAAGGACGAACACGAGATCATGCAAATCATCCGCAAAGGCGACGAAGGCGTCGCTCAGAAAACCTTCTGGGTTCTCAACCGCTGGGACGGTCTCACCACCGATGAGCAGCGCCAGCGCACCGACCGCAATTTCAACCGCGCCATGAAGGACGATTTCGGCATCAACGACTACAAGTATTTCAAAACCAACGCGCTCTACGGCCTATTGGCGCAAATGCGCCTGCAAGACATCCCCATCGCCGATCCCCGCCTCGGCAACCATGAAATCCAATACCGCCAGGACTTGCAAACCCGATACCAAGGCAATCATCATCTGGTGCTGGAAGACAGCCAAATTTTGGAGTTGAAGGATTCGCTCTTCGATTTTCTCAACAACAAAATCCGCGATGTTACCATTCAAAGCTACGTCAGCCAATTGCGCAACAATATCTGTGATCCCCTTTATCAATTGTCGACGAACGTCAAGAAGGATTACGAATCCTACCTGGACAGCCGCATCGACAAAGATTTGAAGAACGACATCAAGACGCAGGCGGATTTGAAAGTCGCCGAGAGCAAGACCCTCATCAAAGAAAACATCGACGCCATGCTCACCGACGTCATCATGGACAAGTTGGAAAAATTCAAGAACAGCGACGAGCTCCAATCCGTGCGCGGGCACATCCTCGACACCATCACGCAAGGTTTGGAGACAGACGCCCAGCAGGCGTACATCGAAATCGTCAGCCAGCCTTACCGCAAGTTCCCCTACTATTTCGAAATCGAAACCAAAATCATCGACAAACTGAATTTATTAGTCAAGCAGAAATTCATCGAAGTGACTAAAGCCAACGTCTCCGCCATCTTCGACGAGTTCGTTATCAAAACCAATGCCGTCATCGAATCCCTCAACCGCGATATCGAGTTCGACCGCCTGTTCCAGGAAAACATTGACAGCATCCTTGACAAGCAGGGTTTCGTCACCACCATCCGCGGCATAGTGGACAACTACGCCCGCGATCTCGACGACATTCTCGTCTACAAACCTAAAAGCGTCTGGACGAAATGGCTGCGTCCGCTTGATCTCTGCGACAAATTACTCGACATCGCCAAAGTCGGCTACGACCGGCTGCATAGCAGCCAGAACGAAATCCAAAAAGAGGACTTACATCGCAAGACGCAAAAAATCCGCGAACTGCTTGGCGCGCATTACATCGAAAAGGCGGATAAATTCTATAATCACGTTTTGACGCACCTATGGACGGCCATCAAGGATCACTTGATTATCGTACGCGGAAAATTGGAGGAGATGCTCGACGACGACTATAAGCAACTGCTCCTCAAGCGTCTCGAAAACGAACTGCCTTCGCAGTACGAAGAGAAGAAAAAAGAGTTCAACAAACGCTGCCTTTTAGTCCGCGAGCTGTTGGACGAGTTGAATTGCGTTAACGACAATATTTCCCGCGTGCGGAGCCAGGTGTACGCTTGAAAGCCGCAGGCTTTCCATCCATGCAAGAAATTAGCGTATGATTGCCGCCCGATTCTGCTATAATAGCAAAATCAGCGATATTATGACTTGCATATCAATGAACCGAGAAAAGTGTTTATGGCGGAGATAAGCAGGTTTTTCGGCATCGTCATCGCGATGTATTACAAAGAGCATGGGATGCCGCATTTCCACGCCAAATGGAGGCCAGACCGGAGTTTTTTCCATTTCCGATTTAAAAATCATCGAAGGGCGTTTACCCAAGCGAGTGATCGCGCTAGTTCTCGAATGGGCGTTCGAACATCGAGATGAGTTAATGATAGATTGGCAGCTGGCTACGGCGAAAAAACCTTTGCAAAAGATATCTCCCCTAGAATAGGAGAAACAATATGCACTTTGTTAAAAACGCGGCCTATACATCCGAATATAAATTGCTGCTGTCTTTTGAAGACGGGAGCGTTAAGCTTGTTGATCTGGAACCTCATTTGGATGGAGAAATCTTCGAGCCGTTGAAAGATATGAACTATTTTAAAACGGCATGGGTCAATCCCGATATTGATACGATTATGTGGGACAATGGAGCGGATATGTCTCCTGATTTTTTGTACGAAATTGGAAAACCGGTTCATGAATGCGATTGTATTCATCTGACAGAGGCGAAACTATGAAAGGTGTTCAGTTCGTAATTGACGAAAACAGCCAGAAGCAGGCGGTTCTTATCGACCTTAAAAAACATCGAGAAATCTGGGAAGATTTTTACGATGCGCTGCTGGCGAAAGAACGCGAGAACGAACACAGGGAATCGC
The sequence above is drawn from the Candidatus Omnitrophota bacterium genome and encodes:
- a CDS encoding prepilin-type N-terminal cleavage/methylation domain-containing protein; protein product: MNKPTAFTLIELLIVVAIIGVLAAIAVPNFINAQIRAKCSRAFSEERSIESAYMTYFMDNNAWPPHFDGPAQHRFLTTPISYLTTSVADVFAQNEPAKKDPLWQNTWGQYHAEPSMCWNKLLYGYENGVKNDPDYFANNSNASFFLLSFGPDADLDSPRPAAGRYDSSNGVVSNGDILRPIQGQLREGYPYTELIDVTHR
- a CDS encoding type II secretion system protein, whose translation is MKKSKYAFTLIELLIVVAIIGVLAAIAVPNFINARLRALIVRVYADEKAVNDAYMMYRLDNPAWPPHIDGDPAQHRYVTTPIAYLTTSIWDPFQKPGVTNSASLGWYMGQYHQEPGRQMRNEFIATGDPAAKRYAEQYKNAAFFCRSVGPDMDKVMEYSLPYDITNGLVSQGTLCSPLLAAWEDRYPFK
- a CDS encoding dynamin family protein; protein product: MDISNYTECRLSLLQSVEKLLDIREDLKSKYLAAFPSLPDKLKSALDSLDKHRTRMKSERLYVAFIGGFSAGKSSLVNAILGDYILPEAPEITTTVPTFLQRSANGGNHVEIHYLNKDEIDNLDFMYRKELIAAFNAPSFENMPYQNLISEIDGRASDGENRTLVQYFKNFNNLKNQRKALQNPPVKSASLDEARELIANEKESVFIDRVVLNIACDLPEDVTFVDLPGVSVPNPRHRKVTYHFIEKKAHAVVFVLLALRVFDKDEHEIMQIIRKGDEGVAQKTFWVLNRWDGLTTDEQRQRTDRNFNRAMKDDFGINDYKYFKTNALYGLLAQMRLQDIPIADPRLGNHEIQYRQDLQTRYQGNHHLVLEDSQILELKDSLFDFLNNKIRDVTIQSYVSQLRNNICDPLYQLSTNVKKDYESYLDSRIDKDLKNDIKTQADLKVAESKTLIKENIDAMLTDVIMDKLEKFKNSDELQSVRGHILDTITQGLETDAQQAYIEIVSQPYRKFPYYFEIETKIIDKLNLLVKQKFIEVTKANVSAIFDEFVIKTNAVIESLNRDIEFDRLFQENIDSILDKQGFVTTIRGIVDNYARDLDDILVYKPKSVWTKWLRPLDLCDKLLDIAKVGYDRLHSSQNEIQKEDLHRKTQKIRELLGAHYIEKADKFYNHVLTHLWTAIKDHLIIVRGKLEEMLDDDYKQLLLKRLENELPSQYEEKKKEFNKRCLLVRELLDELNCVNDNISRVRSQVYA
- a CDS encoding DUF4160 domain-containing protein, coding for MGCRISTPNGGQTGVFSISDLKIIEGRLPKRVIALVLEWAFEHRDELMIDWQLATAKKPLQKISPLE
- a CDS encoding DUF2442 domain-containing protein — protein: MHFVKNAAYTSEYKLLLSFEDGSVKLVDLEPHLDGEIFEPLKDMNYFKTAWVNPDIDTIMWDNGADMSPDFLYEIGKPVHECDCIHLTEAKL